One genomic window of Bradyrhizobium sp. CCGE-LA001 includes the following:
- a CDS encoding response regulator → MSGERDQRVLVFAPIGRDGPAAVELLRGSNLDAGNCRSLPELVGEIAAGAGAVFLAEEALFGKDTASLAQWIESQPPWSDLPFVVLTSHREQPAVMAWRRSIVSLLRNVSLLERPVQPMTLTSAIQSALRARRRQYEIRALLAAREQTAQELEKLVVERTRALEEANEQLRLEMKERIRVEETLRQAQKIEAIGQLTGGVAHDFNNLLMVISGGLDMLDRQTDPNRRRRLMDGMIQAAQRGASLTKQLLAFSRRQTLRPEPVDVATQIGGMRELLDRSLRGDVHVEFDFPEQLWAVEVDPGELELVILNLAVNARDAMPNGGTITVRGENLPNLHEEDIAGDYVRLSVIDTGVGMSAEILSRVFEPFFTTKDVGKGSGLGLAQVHGFATQSRGTVRIKSQLGQGTSIELYLPRSRNLASKQRHLIELNRTTRPKQDGQGRILLVEDDEEVAALVGEMLDQLGYQVTRAASAAAALGALADGRAVDLVFSDIMMPGGMNGVELAREIRRRRSDVPVLLTSGYAEAAIHEAEAEGIQILAKPYHLDELAAALSAAKSDRQSDKGSKRLSSSLSS, encoded by the coding sequence ATGAGCGGCGAGCGAGATCAACGCGTTCTCGTCTTCGCGCCGATCGGGCGCGACGGACCTGCAGCCGTCGAGTTGCTCAGGGGATCGAACCTGGATGCCGGCAACTGCCGCAGTCTCCCCGAGCTCGTCGGCGAAATCGCCGCCGGCGCCGGTGCCGTCTTCCTCGCTGAGGAAGCCTTGTTCGGAAAGGACACGGCATCGCTGGCACAATGGATCGAGAGCCAGCCGCCCTGGTCCGACCTGCCCTTCGTCGTCCTGACCAGCCACAGAGAGCAGCCGGCCGTCATGGCCTGGCGGCGCAGCATCGTCTCGCTCCTTCGCAACGTTTCGCTACTCGAACGGCCGGTGCAGCCGATGACGCTGACCAGCGCCATTCAATCGGCGTTGCGCGCACGGCGGCGCCAGTACGAGATTCGGGCGCTGCTCGCCGCACGCGAGCAGACGGCGCAGGAGCTCGAGAAGCTGGTGGTGGAGCGGACGCGGGCGCTGGAGGAAGCCAACGAGCAGCTTCGCCTCGAAATGAAGGAGCGCATCCGGGTCGAGGAGACGCTTCGCCAGGCCCAGAAAATCGAGGCTATCGGCCAGCTCACCGGGGGCGTGGCGCATGACTTCAACAATCTCTTGATGGTGATCTCCGGCGGCCTCGACATGCTCGACCGCCAGACGGACCCGAACCGCCGTCGCCGCCTGATGGATGGGATGATCCAAGCCGCGCAGCGGGGCGCCAGCTTGACCAAGCAGCTTCTGGCATTCTCGCGCCGGCAGACGCTTCGTCCCGAGCCCGTGGACGTCGCCACGCAGATCGGCGGCATGCGCGAATTGCTCGATCGAAGCCTGCGGGGCGACGTTCATGTCGAGTTTGACTTCCCGGAACAGCTCTGGGCGGTCGAGGTCGATCCCGGCGAGCTCGAGCTCGTCATTCTCAATCTGGCGGTCAATGCCCGCGATGCAATGCCCAACGGCGGGACCATTACCGTCCGCGGCGAGAACCTGCCCAACCTGCATGAAGAGGACATAGCGGGCGACTACGTGCGGCTGTCCGTCATCGATACCGGCGTCGGCATGAGTGCCGAAATCCTGTCGCGGGTTTTCGAACCGTTCTTCACGACAAAGGACGTCGGCAAAGGATCCGGCCTCGGGCTGGCCCAGGTTCATGGATTCGCGACCCAGTCGCGCGGAACGGTTCGCATCAAATCACAACTTGGCCAGGGGACCAGCATCGAGCTGTACCTGCCCCGTTCACGGAATCTCGCGTCCAAGCAGCGCCACCTGATCGAGCTCAACAGGACGACACGTCCAAAACAGGACGGCCAGGGTCGGATCCTGCTGGTCGAAGACGACGAGGAGGTCGCCGCCTTGGTCGGTGAGATGCTTGATCAGCTTGGTTACCAGGTCACGCGGGCCGCCAGCGCTGCAGCCGCGCTAGGCGCTTTGGCAGACGGACGCGCCGTCGATCTGGTCTTTTCGGACATCATGATGCCGGGCGGCATGAACGGTGTCGAACTCGCACGGGAGATCAGAAGGCGGCGCAGCGACGTCCCGGTCCTGCTGACCAGCGGATATGCCGAAGCGGCGATCCACGAGGCAGAAGCAGAGGGTATCCAGATTTTGGCGAAACCGTACCACCTCGACGAGCTGGCCGCGGCCCTCAGCGCGGCAAAGTCGGATCGCCAATCCGACAAGGGGTCAAAGCGCCTGAGTTCTTCGCTGAGCTCGTGA
- a CDS encoding ATPase domain-containing protein, translating into MTGPSKAAADSDLKDLPRVSTGSDGLDDILGGGFDANRMYLYEGRPGTGKTTIALQFLLSGVREGERVLYISLSETKRELTLVGQRHGWSLEGVDIFELVPPETTLDPDRELTVFHPAEMELSETTNLIFKEVERINPTRVVLDSLSELRLLAQNPLRYRRQVLALKHFFTTRNCTVILLDDLSSSQDDLQLHSIAHGVVMLEQLALDYGAERRRLRVIKMRGIKFRGGFHDFIIDKGGLKIFPRLVAAEHHKSFLGEFTPSGNAELDQLLGGGLERGTNALLIGAAGVGKSSVALTYAIAAAERGEHAVFFAFDEGRGTVEARARTLGLGLEQHLESGKIRFQQIDPAELSPGEFAANVRASVERDNARIIVIDSLNGYLNAMPDERFLILQMHELLSFLAQQGVLTILILAQHGLVGPTDTNLDISYLSDSVLMLRYFELGGMVRRALSVVKKRSGNHEHTIREFRLTHTGIKLGPPLKDFSGIFTGTPRYTGPAISPEGTAE; encoded by the coding sequence ATGACCGGTCCATCCAAGGCTGCTGCCGACAGCGACCTGAAGGATTTGCCGAGGGTTTCCACGGGCAGCGATGGCCTGGACGACATTCTGGGCGGCGGTTTCGATGCCAACCGGATGTATCTCTATGAGGGGAGGCCCGGCACCGGCAAGACCACGATCGCGCTCCAATTCCTCCTGAGTGGCGTGCGCGAGGGCGAACGCGTGCTCTATATCTCCCTATCCGAGACCAAGCGCGAGCTGACGCTGGTCGGGCAACGGCATGGCTGGTCGCTCGAAGGTGTCGACATCTTCGAGTTGGTGCCACCGGAAACGACGCTGGATCCGGACCGGGAGCTCACCGTTTTTCATCCGGCCGAGATGGAGCTGAGTGAAACCACCAATCTGATCTTCAAAGAGGTCGAGCGGATCAATCCGACGCGCGTCGTTCTCGACAGCCTGTCCGAACTCCGGCTACTTGCGCAGAACCCGCTGCGCTACAGGCGCCAGGTCCTGGCCTTGAAGCACTTCTTCACCACCCGCAACTGCACGGTTATCCTGCTCGACGACCTTTCGTCGTCCCAGGACGATCTGCAGCTGCATTCGATCGCGCATGGCGTGGTCATGCTCGAACAGCTCGCCCTCGACTACGGCGCCGAGCGGCGGCGGCTTCGCGTGATCAAGATGCGCGGCATCAAGTTTCGCGGCGGCTTCCACGACTTCATCATCGACAAAGGTGGCCTGAAAATCTTTCCTCGTCTCGTTGCGGCGGAACATCACAAGTCGTTCCTCGGGGAGTTCACGCCGAGCGGCAACGCCGAATTAGACCAACTCCTCGGCGGTGGGCTCGAGCGCGGCACCAACGCGCTTCTCATCGGCGCAGCCGGCGTGGGCAAATCCTCAGTCGCCCTGACCTATGCGATCGCAGCGGCCGAGCGCGGCGAGCATGCGGTGTTTTTTGCCTTCGACGAAGGTCGCGGCACGGTCGAGGCGCGCGCGCGTACACTCGGCCTGGGACTCGAACAGCATCTCGAATCGGGCAAAATCCGCTTCCAGCAGATTGATCCCGCCGAACTTTCGCCGGGCGAATTCGCGGCGAATGTACGCGCGAGCGTCGAGCGTGACAATGCCCGCATCATCGTCATCGACAGCTTGAACGGCTATCTGAACGCGATGCCGGACGAGCGGTTTCTCATCCTGCAAATGCACGAGCTCCTGAGCTTTCTGGCGCAGCAAGGCGTGCTCACGATCCTCATCCTTGCACAACATGGGCTGGTCGGGCCTACGGATACCAACCTCGACATCAGCTATCTCAGCGACTCCGTTCTCATGCTGCGCTACTTCGAGCTCGGCGGGATGGTGCGCCGCGCGCTTTCTGTGGTGAAGAAGCGCAGCGGAAATCACGAGCATACCATCCGTGAATTCCGGCTGACCCATACAGGTATCAAGCTCGGTCCACCTCTCAAGGATTTCAGCGGCATCTTCACCGGCACGCCGCGCTATACCGGACCGGCGATATCGCCGGAAGGGACCGCTGAATGA
- a CDS encoding GNAT family N-acetyltransferase, whose protein sequence is MNHFRTNRMTAERLNEIHLADLVALHLDAEVSRYLGGVRTPEVTKTYLATNMAHWDEHGFGLWTLRTTDGAFAGRAGLRHICVDDVDEIEILYAFKREFWGQGFASEVATALTDLGLSRLKLLSLIGIVNVANVASRRALEKSNYLLERSTIRNGERVVIYRIGP, encoded by the coding sequence TTGAATCACTTCCGCACCAACAGGATGACGGCCGAAAGGCTGAATGAAATCCACCTCGCCGACCTCGTCGCGCTGCATCTCGATGCCGAGGTCTCCCGCTATCTCGGCGGGGTGCGGACGCCCGAGGTCACGAAGACCTATCTCGCCACCAACATGGCGCATTGGGACGAGCACGGTTTCGGGCTTTGGACGCTGCGAACGACAGACGGTGCTTTTGCCGGACGGGCTGGGCTTCGGCACATTTGCGTGGATGATGTCGACGAGATCGAGATTCTCTACGCGTTCAAACGCGAATTCTGGGGCCAGGGATTTGCAAGCGAGGTCGCAACCGCGCTGACGGACCTCGGGCTATCACGGCTGAAGTTGCTTTCGCTCATTGGCATCGTGAATGTCGCGAACGTTGCATCACGCCGCGCGCTGGAGAAATCGAACTATCTCCTGGAGCGGAGCACGATCCGTAACGGCGAAAGGGTCGTGATCTACCGCATCGGGCCTTGA
- a CDS encoding outer membrane protein, producing the protein MRKFTTAAIGFVALSLAAPAMAADMAVKAPPPAPVVAVYNWSGFYIGANGGWGQSRGCVDFITPAGALAGGCADRSGGLVGGQIGYRWQTNQFVLGLEAQGDWADIENTRVSLIDPLISTTGKIDGIGLFTAQIGWAWNASLLYVKGGAAVTRNRFDIFNNLTGVGLASAGHTRWGGALGVGWEYGFAPNWSVGIEYDHLWMGRDDFGFAGVVTPGGFALTGSGVSQDVDMVTLRLNYRFGGFGAPVAARY; encoded by the coding sequence ATGAGGAAATTTACGACGGCTGCGATCGGCTTCGTGGCACTGAGTCTGGCGGCTCCCGCCATGGCGGCCGACATGGCCGTCAAGGCGCCGCCGCCGGCACCCGTGGTGGCGGTCTACAATTGGAGCGGCTTCTACATCGGCGCCAACGGAGGTTGGGGGCAAAGCCGTGGTTGTGTCGATTTCATCACGCCCGCTGGGGCGTTGGCAGGCGGCTGCGCCGATCGTTCCGGCGGCCTCGTCGGTGGACAGATCGGGTACCGCTGGCAAACCAATCAGTTCGTGCTTGGTCTGGAAGCTCAGGGCGATTGGGCCGACATCGAGAACACGCGCGTCAGTCTGATCGATCCATTGATCTCGACGACGGGCAAGATCGATGGCATTGGGCTGTTCACGGCTCAGATTGGTTGGGCATGGAACGCTTCGCTGCTCTACGTGAAGGGCGGCGCCGCGGTGACCCGCAATCGCTTCGATATATTCAACAACCTCACCGGCGTCGGCTTGGCTTCGGCAGGTCATACGCGCTGGGGCGGAGCCCTGGGTGTCGGCTGGGAATATGGTTTCGCGCCGAACTGGTCGGTCGGTATCGAGTATGACCATCTCTGGATGGGACGCGACGATTTCGGATTCGCAGGCGTGGTCACGCCCGGCGGGTTCGCCCTCACCGGCAGTGGGGTCAGCCAGGATGTGGACATGGTCACGCTTCGGTTGAACTACCGCTTCGGCGGGTTCGGTGCGCCGGTCGCGGCTCGCTATTGA
- a CDS encoding DUF3551 domain-containing protein, whose amino-acid sequence MTRPLFAILSIGIIMVSTASVSSAGERKYRHGYVAPSGPMDRYCLQGRIWGYPGNCQFATYEQCLASASGTNSYCGVNPGYAFAYDPRGQWYPR is encoded by the coding sequence ATGACCCGCCCGCTTTTCGCAATTTTATCGATTGGCATAATCATGGTGTCCACGGCCTCGGTCTCGTCTGCTGGAGAGCGAAAGTATCGTCATGGCTATGTCGCCCCGAGCGGTCCCATGGATCGCTACTGCTTGCAGGGCCGGATATGGGGATATCCGGGAAATTGCCAATTCGCGACCTATGAGCAGTGCCTGGCAAGCGCTTCAGGCACGAATTCCTATTGCGGCGTCAATCCGGGCTACGCCTTCGCGTATGACCCTCGCGGTCAGTGGTATCCGCGTTAG